The Carnobacterium divergens genome includes a window with the following:
- a CDS encoding Crp/Fnr family transcriptional regulator yields MKRLPSKKGPIDAIITFLKQVPSYEKSVQKHSIKKDTCLLKQDSQKQTVFVVLDGYLAVEVHKQDENTQITTFVTPFDFVGIRSFAQSVHYDEQKKIKISALTNAEILVIDKEFLLTALSMHPTLTDLLLGIVAEIFQRHYAIMDIVAKKPTERLKNALLFLGREMGTYQDEEIILPDFLSQALLAKFCRTSQANVSKEFKILLEEQFIKNSKKPIILKNTP; encoded by the coding sequence ATGAAAAGACTCCCCTCTAAAAAAGGACCCATTGACGCGATTATTACGTTTCTCAAACAGGTTCCGTCTTATGAAAAATCTGTTCAAAAGCATTCGATTAAAAAAGATACTTGTCTGTTAAAACAAGACAGTCAAAAGCAAACTGTTTTCGTTGTACTGGATGGTTATTTAGCAGTTGAAGTACATAAGCAAGACGAAAACACTCAAATTACGACCTTCGTAACACCTTTTGATTTTGTAGGAATTCGCTCCTTTGCACAATCTGTACACTATGATGAGCAAAAAAAAATAAAAATAAGCGCTTTGACAAACGCTGAAATTCTAGTGATTGATAAAGAATTTCTACTAACAGCGTTATCCATGCACCCCACATTAACTGATTTATTATTAGGAATTGTTGCTGAAATCTTCCAAAGACACTACGCGATTATGGATATTGTTGCAAAAAAACCAACAGAGCGGTTAAAAAATGCATTGCTTTTTTTAGGAAGAGAGATGGGGACCTATCAGGATGAGGAAATTATTTTGCCGGATTTCCTTTCTCAAGCGTTATTAGCGAAATTTTGTAGAACATCCCAAGCCAATGTTTCTAAAGAGTTTAAAATTTTATTGGAAGAACAGTTTATTAAAAATAGTAAAAAACCAATTATTTTAAAAAATACCCCTTAA
- a CDS encoding VOC family protein, producing the protein MNLQTIHHVAIIVSDYQRSKEFYVEKLGFKIIRENHRKERNDVKLDLKLGASELEIFAMPNSPKRVSQPEACGLRHLAFKVEEIEETIAELTALGIPCEPIRIDDYTGEKMTFFFDPDGLPLELHE; encoded by the coding sequence ATGAACTTACAAACCATCCATCATGTCGCAATTATTGTGTCGGATTACCAACGATCAAAAGAATTTTATGTAGAAAAACTAGGCTTTAAAATTATCCGCGAAAACCATCGAAAAGAACGCAACGATGTGAAATTAGATTTAAAATTAGGCGCGAGCGAGCTAGAAATCTTTGCAATGCCAAACAGTCCAAAACGGGTATCACAGCCAGAAGCATGCGGCTTACGACATTTAGCCTTTAAGGTTGAGGAAATCGAGGAAACGATTGCAGAATTAACGGCTTTAGGAATTCCTTGTGAACCGATTCGAATTGATGACTATACAGGTGAAAAAATGACCTTTTTCTTTGATCCAGACGGCTTGCCGTTGGAGTTGCATGAGTAG
- a CDS encoding gamma-glutamyl-gamma-aminobutyrate hydrolase family protein yields MKPIIGIAGNLLTKHADVFHDNLVTYTPQGFVDGVQQANGLPLVFPIGNPADAKAYINQIDGLLLAGGQDVAPSFYGAEPSLKLQETEPRRDFFEKALIEESLKQKKPIFAVCRGIQILNSVQGGTLYQDLSEYPQWSVQHLQPSIPTVGSHSVSIDSKSHLASLLGTSVLVNSYHHQAIKELATDFVATAWSTDGLVEAYEAKDPTQSIVAVQWHPELMQATDEKMQGLFNDFIERARR; encoded by the coding sequence ATGAAGCCAATTATTGGAATAGCAGGAAATTTATTAACAAAACATGCGGATGTCTTTCATGATAATCTTGTGACTTATACGCCTCAAGGTTTTGTTGACGGCGTTCAACAGGCAAATGGTTTGCCATTGGTTTTCCCAATTGGAAACCCAGCAGACGCCAAAGCCTATATTAACCAAATCGATGGACTCTTATTAGCTGGTGGGCAAGACGTCGCTCCTTCCTTTTACGGAGCAGAACCTAGCCTTAAACTACAGGAAACTGAACCTCGTCGTGATTTCTTTGAAAAAGCCTTGATTGAAGAATCCTTAAAACAAAAAAAACCTATTTTTGCGGTTTGCCGAGGCATTCAAATTTTAAACAGTGTGCAAGGTGGAACACTTTATCAAGACTTATCAGAATACCCTCAATGGAGCGTCCAGCATTTACAACCCAGTATTCCGACTGTTGGCAGTCATTCCGTTAGTATCGATTCTAAAAGTCATTTAGCTTCATTGCTAGGAACTTCTGTGTTGGTCAATTCTTACCATCACCAAGCAATCAAAGAGTTGGCTACTGATTTTGTCGCAACTGCATGGAGCACGGATGGTTTGGTGGAAGCTTATGAAGCAAAAGATCCTACGCAAAGTATTGTGGCTGTCCAATGGCACCCTGAATTGATGCAGGCAACCGATGAGAAAATGCAAGGGTTGTTTAATGATTTTATTGAACGAGCACGTCGTTAA
- a CDS encoding ATP-binding cassette domain-containing protein: protein MLEMKNINKSYPIQNGGVETVLKNINFTFEAGDFAVILGPSGSGKSTLLNIISGLDNDYEGEVLLSGKPLSKKMLDDYHKNTIGFIFQSFNLVPHMSILENVKMPLYLDKSLSNEARNQRAQSLLDKVGLGPFSKKKPNQLSGGQKQRVAIARALANNPAILFADEPTGALDSKTAHEIMTLLKELAADGKTVIIVTHEETYLNEATKILRLKDGVLDARATDALIKNKKIPVLNEQKKTKSTLSIWAILKLGFKNFMNRKLRNILVAFGTSIGIIAILIALGLGNGVNRVVADLFNNAYSPNQLTAFFRAEGTSGPPRPTTPLTAKEIEKLEAMYVKEHITETYQTSSVAGIKFEYEGHLLEKVPPASAQEAVLSAKRYEQYSIDEGYLLAGHMFSKSEEGILLPSEAAKAILNLDNSDELTKGNTKGLVGEKITIVASSRNSQAGTVKIDTQISGVLNPESEGMSQGFLMSQPSYDKLLTTGSLTKDIYTVDGFATSPDEVEPLIEKYREDPAFKNYQITNGVAFLDMITQFTTIIVYLIAFIAGLSLIVAGVMIAVVLYIGVVERTKEIGVLRAIGYKKKHIRYLFISEALYIMIASNILSAGIAIGLSLLANPIIQNQIGFSQMIHISLVNIAVTLGITLTLGILFALYPASKGAKLDPTEALRYE from the coding sequence ATGTTAGAAATGAAAAATATTAATAAGTCCTACCCTATCCAAAATGGAGGAGTAGAGACGGTTTTAAAAAATATTAATTTTACTTTTGAAGCTGGTGATTTTGCTGTTATTTTAGGACCAAGCGGGAGTGGAAAATCAACGTTGCTGAATATTATTAGTGGTTTAGACAATGACTATGAAGGAGAGGTATTGCTTTCAGGAAAACCACTTTCTAAAAAAATGTTAGATGACTATCATAAAAATACGATTGGCTTTATTTTTCAAAGTTTCAATTTAGTTCCACATATGAGTATTTTAGAAAATGTCAAAATGCCACTTTATTTAGATAAATCCTTATCTAATGAAGCGCGCAATCAACGTGCACAAAGCTTGTTAGACAAAGTCGGCCTAGGACCCTTTAGTAAAAAGAAACCTAATCAGCTATCTGGCGGTCAAAAACAGCGAGTAGCCATTGCCAGAGCGTTAGCAAATAATCCAGCTATCCTTTTTGCAGATGAACCTACCGGCGCACTTGATTCTAAAACAGCCCATGAAATTATGACTCTTTTAAAAGAATTAGCAGCTGATGGAAAAACGGTTATAATCGTCACCCATGAAGAAACGTATCTCAATGAAGCGACAAAAATTCTACGTTTAAAGGACGGCGTACTGGATGCTAGAGCAACCGATGCGCTCATTAAAAACAAGAAAATCCCTGTTTTAAATGAACAGAAAAAAACAAAATCAACACTGTCTATCTGGGCCATTTTAAAACTGGGTTTTAAAAACTTTATGAATCGAAAACTAAGAAATATCCTTGTAGCTTTTGGGACATCAATTGGAATTATTGCAATTTTAATCGCCTTAGGATTAGGAAATGGAGTAAATCGAGTAGTGGCTGATTTGTTCAATAATGCTTACTCTCCAAATCAACTAACTGCTTTTTTTAGAGCAGAAGGCACGAGCGGTCCACCTAGACCAACCACACCTTTAACAGCAAAAGAAATTGAAAAACTCGAAGCAATGTATGTCAAAGAGCACATAACAGAAACCTATCAAACCTCTTCTGTTGCAGGGATTAAATTTGAATACGAGGGTCATTTATTAGAAAAAGTCCCCCCTGCTAGCGCGCAAGAAGCTGTGTTATCGGCTAAACGTTATGAACAATATTCAATAGATGAAGGCTATTTATTAGCAGGTCATATGTTTTCTAAATCGGAAGAAGGAATACTACTCCCATCAGAAGCTGCCAAAGCTATTTTGAATTTAGACAATTCAGATGAATTAACTAAAGGAAATACTAAGGGACTGGTTGGGGAAAAAATTACTATCGTTGCTTCATCAAGAAATTCACAGGCAGGTACAGTTAAAATCGACACTCAAATAAGTGGCGTCCTTAACCCTGAATCGGAAGGTATGTCTCAAGGATTTTTAATGAGTCAACCTAGTTATGATAAATTACTAACAACAGGTTCACTGACAAAAGACATCTATACAGTTGATGGTTTTGCGACTTCCCCCGATGAAGTAGAGCCCTTAATTGAAAAATACCGTGAGGATCCTGCATTTAAAAATTATCAAATTACTAACGGCGTTGCCTTTCTTGATATGATTACTCAATTTACAACCATTATTGTGTATCTAATTGCTTTCATTGCAGGGCTATCACTAATTGTTGCAGGGGTAATGATTGCCGTTGTGCTGTATATCGGAGTTGTAGAACGTACCAAAGAAATTGGTGTCTTACGAGCGATCGGTTATAAAAAGAAACATATACGCTATTTGTTTATCAGTGAAGCCCTTTACATTATGATTGCGTCTAACATTCTTTCTGCCGGAATTGCTATAGGATTAAGTTTGCTAGCCAATCCCATCATTCAAAATCAAATTGGTTTTAGCCAGATGATTCACATTAGTTTGGTAAATATAGCAGTGACACTAGGCATTACACTCACATTAGGTATTTTATTTGCACTTTATCCAGCAAGCAAAGGTGCAAAATTAGATCCAACAGAAGCTTTACGTTATGAATAA
- a CDS encoding GntR family transcriptional regulator — translation MKFDHQRAIYLQIVDWVKIKIVTKQWATSKQVPSVRVLSLELGVTPNTVQRAYSVLEEEELLMSKRGKGNFVTSDFSLLEGVKKQLATHHVSHFFQEMKSLDYSNNQIHEELTLFLHEKERKEGNT, via the coding sequence ATGAAATTTGACCATCAACGAGCAATTTACCTACAAATTGTAGATTGGGTAAAAATAAAAATTGTTACAAAGCAATGGGCAACAAGTAAACAGGTTCCTTCAGTAAGAGTCCTATCCCTTGAGTTAGGTGTGACTCCTAATACTGTGCAACGAGCTTACAGTGTCTTAGAAGAGGAGGAATTGTTAATGAGTAAACGTGGCAAAGGAAATTTTGTTACAAGTGATTTTAGTTTGCTTGAGGGTGTAAAAAAACAATTAGCAACTCACCATGTCTCACATTTCTTTCAAGAGATGAAATCCTTAGATTATTCCAATAACCAAATTCATGAGGAATTAACCCTTTTTCTTCATGAAAAAGAAAGAAAGGAAGGAAACACATGA
- a CDS encoding ABC transporter ATP-binding protein: protein MTKEKELLSVEHVQKKVGNRTVLKDVSFKLNKGKLALLIGSNGAGKTTLLNALSGQRDILQGSIHFENHLPTDRSIKTTALLRTKTSYLASDLTFPPHWHLSEICHYGGALFPDFDATSFKRFILTFRLEKNETYQNLSLGEQMKVKLSFILAREVPLYLLDEPFANLDLETRVDLVRLILSETSPDASFIIATHLIGEFEQICDEALILKDGVIKEHLEIESIREQSQQSLIEFYQKEWRK, encoded by the coding sequence ATGACTAAAGAAAAAGAGTTACTATCTGTCGAACATGTACAAAAAAAAGTAGGAAACCGTACTGTACTAAAAGACGTTAGTTTTAAATTAAACAAAGGTAAATTAGCCCTCTTGATTGGTTCAAATGGTGCAGGTAAAACAACCTTACTAAATGCGTTAAGCGGTCAAAGGGACATATTACAAGGATCTATTCACTTTGAAAATCACTTGCCCACAGACAGGTCTATAAAAACAACTGCATTATTAAGAACCAAAACATCTTATTTAGCTTCAGACTTAACCTTTCCACCTCATTGGCATCTTAGCGAAATTTGTCACTATGGCGGTGCCCTTTTCCCTGATTTTGATGCTACTTCTTTCAAAAGATTCATTTTAACTTTTCGATTAGAAAAAAATGAAACGTATCAAAATTTGTCTTTAGGAGAACAAATGAAAGTAAAATTAAGTTTTATTTTAGCTAGAGAGGTACCTTTATATCTGCTAGATGAACCTTTTGCCAATTTAGACTTAGAAACAAGAGTCGATTTGGTTCGTTTGATTCTTTCAGAAACCTCGCCAGACGCCAGCTTCATTATTGCAACGCATTTAATCGGTGAATTTGAACAAATCTGTGATGAAGCCTTAATTCTCAAAGACGGAGTCATAAAAGAACATCTTGAAATAGAGTCCATTAGAGAACAATCTCAACAATCTTTGATTGAATTTTATCAAAAGGAGTGGAGAAAATGA